One window of Tenacibaculum maritimum NCIMB 2154 genomic DNA carries:
- a CDS encoding inorganic phosphate transporter codes for MGDPYILMLVALAVLAIVDLVVGVSNDAVNFLNSAIGSKAISVKNIMIIASLGVFFGAVTSSGMMEVARKGIFNPNMFMFQDIMFIFMAVMITDILLLDIFNSLGMPTSTTVSIVFELLGAAVCISLIKIAANETQSISDIWNYINHKKAVQIINGILLSVVVAFSVGAIVQFFSRLIYSFNFEKRAVYINALFGGFAITAITYFIIIKGMKGTPFYKDVKYLIEGNTLAIIAGSFVVWTLISQLLIKIFKINILKLIIGIGTFSLAMAFSGNDLVNFIGVPIAAWNSYQAWEVSGVASDAFSMGILAKKVPSNVWLLLIAGAIMVVTLWTSSKAKNVIETGINLSRQGEGHEKFQPNPLSRIVVRAAMGINTGISMIVPKKTLAFVDSKFQKPVIELSKDKTYEAPAFDLVRASVNLIVAGILISIATSMKLPLSTTYVTFMVAMGTSLADRAWGRESAVYRVAGVINVVGGWFLTAIVAFLAAAVVAYLISWNMVMVPILLLVVALLIGRNTLKHREKKKEKKEQRYIERAELITINGVIEESSDHIAEVASRVNKLYTNVVNDLANHDLNKLRKTDKHVGKLNEEIDGLKDGVFYFIKSLDETSVEASRFYIMVLGYLQDVAQSISYISRASYKHVNNNHKNLKKGQLKDLKKIDNQLTEILLKVSTVFETRSFDKLDGILVDKQELLKDVSASIEKQVARIRTDETSPKNTTLYFSVLLETKDLLGGLMNLLQTYEEFHLTTKRI; via the coding sequence CTAAAGCTATTTCTGTCAAAAATATAATGATTATTGCAAGCTTAGGAGTGTTTTTTGGTGCAGTAACTTCTAGTGGTATGATGGAAGTAGCTCGTAAAGGGATTTTCAACCCTAACATGTTTATGTTCCAAGATATCATGTTTATTTTTATGGCAGTAATGATTACGGATATTTTATTGTTGGATATCTTTAATTCTCTAGGAATGCCAACTTCAACAACCGTTTCTATTGTTTTTGAACTATTAGGAGCAGCAGTATGTATTTCTTTAATTAAGATAGCTGCTAATGAAACACAATCTATCTCAGATATATGGAATTATATCAATCATAAAAAAGCTGTTCAAATTATAAACGGAATCTTATTGTCAGTAGTAGTGGCTTTTTCGGTAGGAGCAATTGTTCAGTTTTTCTCTAGATTGATATATTCATTTAACTTCGAAAAAAGAGCAGTGTATATAAATGCTTTATTTGGTGGTTTTGCAATTACTGCAATTACTTACTTTATCATTATTAAAGGAATGAAAGGAACTCCTTTTTATAAAGACGTAAAATATTTAATAGAAGGAAATACTTTAGCCATTATAGCAGGTAGTTTTGTGGTTTGGACATTGATTTCTCAATTATTAATTAAGATCTTTAAAATAAATATATTAAAATTAATTATTGGAATAGGAACTTTTTCTCTAGCAATGGCTTTTTCAGGAAATGATTTGGTAAACTTTATTGGTGTGCCAATTGCAGCATGGAATTCGTATCAAGCTTGGGAAGTTTCAGGAGTTGCTTCAGATGCTTTTTCTATGGGGATTTTAGCCAAGAAAGTGCCTTCTAATGTATGGTTATTATTAATAGCAGGGGCTATTATGGTAGTTACTTTATGGACTTCTAGTAAAGCTAAAAATGTAATAGAAACAGGGATTAATTTGTCAAGACAAGGAGAAGGACATGAAAAATTTCAGCCTAATCCTTTATCGAGAATAGTTGTAAGAGCAGCAATGGGAATTAATACAGGAATTAGCATGATTGTTCCTAAAAAAACATTAGCTTTTGTTGATTCTAAGTTTCAAAAACCAGTCATAGAACTTTCGAAAGATAAGACTTATGAAGCACCAGCTTTTGACTTGGTAAGAGCTTCAGTAAATTTAATTGTAGCAGGTATTTTAATATCTATAGCAACATCTATGAAACTGCCATTATCAACAACTTATGTAACTTTTATGGTAGCAATGGGTACTTCTTTAGCAGATAGAGCTTGGGGAAGGGAGAGCGCGGTATATAGAGTAGCAGGAGTTATTAATGTAGTGGGAGGATGGTTTTTAACAGCTATAGTAGCTTTTTTAGCTGCTGCTGTTGTTGCATATTTAATTAGTTGGAATATGGTTATGGTACCAATTTTATTATTAGTGGTAGCATTATTAATAGGAAGAAACACCCTTAAACATAGAGAGAAAAAGAAAGAAAAGAAAGAGCAACGTTATATAGAGAGAGCTGAGTTGATAACAATTAATGGCGTGATAGAAGAAAGCTCAGACCATATTGCAGAAGTAGCATCACGTGTAAATAAATTATATACAAATGTTGTAAATGACTTAGCAAATCATGATTTGAATAAACTTCGTAAAACAGATAAACATGTTGGAAAATTAAATGAAGAAATTGATGGCTTAAAAGATGGTGTTTTCTATTTTATAAAATCATTAGATGAAACTTCTGTAGAGGCCAGCAGGTTTTATATCATGGTATTAGGGTATTTGCAAGATGTAGCACAGTCAATTAGCTATATTTCTAGAGCTAGTTATAAGCATGTAAATAATAACCATAAAAACTTAAAAAAGGGGCAGCTAAAGGATCTTAAGAAAATAGACAATCAATTGACAGAAATTTTATTGAAAGTAAGTACTGTTTTTGAAACTCGTTCTTTTGATAAATTAGATGGAATTTTAGTAGATAAACAAGAGTTACTAAAGGATGTATCAGCATCTATTGAAAAGCAAGTTGCTAGAATTAGAACTGATGAAACGAGTCCTAAGAATACTACCTTATATTTTAGTGTTTTATTAGAAACTAAAGATTTATTAGGAGGTCTAATGAATTTATTACAGACTTATGAGGAGTTTCATTTAACAACGAAAAGAATATAA